The Arabidopsis thaliana chromosome 5, partial sequence genomic interval AGACTTTGTCAAGCTAAGTTTGCTCTGCCACTCATAAGCTATTGGAAAGGCATCCACCATAAAAATTTAAGGAGTTTTTTTGGACTCCTTGATGCTTTCCAATTTGCTTAGAAAAGATTTGGAAATTAAGGTTTTTCTACATACTCACAAAGTCacaattgttttaaaaaaattaatttatcattgtTGACTTTGAAAAAGTGAATGTGACGAGAATAAATAGAACAAGATGAGCTAGGAAAACAATTAAGAGATTTAAAAAGATGTTAAAAGTGTTATATTGGTAAAAATCAAATCCTCTATCGTCTCCACCAATCAACCCCACAAATCTTCATCCATCTTGAAATGAACATTAACAATGTTGATTTTTATCAACGGTTTGCAACTGCATGCAGTTGTGGAATTGCCAAATAGTGCCATGGAAAATATGTGCATAAATTAATTTCAAGCCATACTTGGTTTGAATAAGCATGATTATATTACATATGCGTTTacaaatttttgaataaaatctGCAAAATTCGAACCCCCATATCAAATCTTGAATATCCCAAAGTATAATTCAGTAGAAAACGGAGATTTACTTTGTAAATCATAAAGATATTCTGACAGTacataattattatatatttaagtcGGATTAACGATGTTTAGCTTCATTTTTCAAGAATTCTAACATGAAAAATTGGATATATATAGGTCTCAGATTCTTACATGTGAATTGTGAAATATTGTGAGTTGGAGAAGCGTGCTTTTGTTCAACCGTGCGCTTTACGTAAAGGTATGTCATTGGTGCATGGGAGCCTTTAATTTTTTACTGTAAAAATATCTCAAGTGACCCGTGAATCTAAAGATTATAAAGATTACATATATAGAGAAGGCTCGTTTGTCTTTAATATACATAAACTAgcaatatttgaatattcatgGCATGACCCCATTATTGCTATATAAAAAGAGCCAAGTGTCCAATTCCTGATTTCAGATGAAGTAAAAGACAACCAAATATGAGTTTATGCTCTGATCTCACTGAGAAATTAGACGAGGAGATTTTAGAGGACTTGACGTCCAATGTGAAGCAAATACAAGACAACGTATTGGAGGAGATACTCACACTTAATGCTAACACAGAGTATCTTCGACGTTTTCTCCATGGGAGCTCTAGTAAAGAGCTTTTCAAGAAGAACGTCCCTGTGGTGACCTACGAGGATGTGAAGCCTTTTATCGATCGTGTCACGAATGGAGAGCCCTCTGATATTATCTCTGGCAACCCCATTACCGGATTCCTTCTAAGGTATATACTTTTCATTTCCTggcttttttcttcttttcaaaaattgtATTAGAGCAACTTTATCATTGGTTATTATACAATCAATGTGAGTGATGTTAGAAACTCTAGAGATAATGTGCTCTAATGGTTTTTCACTGTAGTTCTGGAACATCCGGAGGAAAACAGAAGATGTTTCCTCGTAACAACAAGTACTtggaaaacataaaattcatCTTTTATTACCGATCGCTCGTTATAAGCAAGTAATGATGATAACACAACATattcttttaataaaacatttttatatttgtagaTTATTGATGAAAGTCTCTTTTGGTGTCATGATAGGCATATAGATGGTCTTGAACATGGAAAGGGAATGGTATTTAACTTTTGTACATCAGAGAACACAACTCCTTCTGGTTTGCCATCATCAGCTGCATCGACGAGCTTCTTCAAGAGTGATTATTTCAAGAACCGACCATCGTATTGGCATTGGTCTTACACAAGCCCTGACGAAGTCATATTGTGTTCAGACACCAAGCAGACTTTGTACTGTCATCTTCTATGCGGTCTTGTTCAAAGAGACGATGTTGTGAAGGTTGGTGCCGCCTTTGTTACTATTTTGGTCCGAGCAATAAATCTTCTTGAGAATTCTTGGAAGGAAATTTGCACTAATATCCGTTTTGGTCATCTTAGTGAGTGGATCACTGATATTAGTTGTAGAGACTCCGTTTCAAAGATTCTTGGAGAGCCTAATCCTGAATTGGCTGATCTCATAGAAAATGAATGCAACAATAAATCATGGGAAGGTATAGTTCCAAGACTTTGGCCTAAAGCCAAATTCATAGAATGCATTGCAACCGGTCAAATGGCTCAACACATCCCAACATTGGAGTTTTACTCTAACAAGTTGCCATCGATTTCCTCGAGTTACGTATCTTCTGAAACTATGTTTGGTATTAATATGAGTCCTCTTTGCAAACCAGAAAATGTATCATACACATTTCTGCCCAACTTGTCATATTTTGAGTTCCTACTTGTTGATGCCGGTGACAAAACCGAAATTGTTGATCTCGTGGATGTCAAGTTAGGGTGCTATTACGAGCCCTTGGTCACAAATCATTCCGGTGAGTACTTAggaaaaattattgatatatatacatacactcGACTAATcgattaattatattgtttttgtttttgctagGCCTACACAGATATAAGATGGGTGATATTTTACTGGTGACTGGATTTTATAATAATGCACCTCAATTTAGATTTGTGCGTAGAGGAAATCTGACTCTAAGtattcatttggagataacTACAGATGAAGACCTTTTAAACGCGGTCACAGACGCAAAGATGGTTCTTGAATCATCAAATTTGATGTTGATGGACTTCACAAGCTATGCGGATATTTCTACTACTCCGGGTCATTATGTTCTTTATTGGGAGCTCAAAGCAAAATACCGCAACGACATTGTTGAAATCGATAAGAATGTTTTGGTAGAATGTTGCTATGTGGTGGAAGAATCATTGAACAATTCTTATAGAGTATATAGGAGTAAAGGTGGATTAATTGGAGCTTTGGAGATAAGATTGGTGCAGCAAGGAACTTTTGATGCTCTCATGGAGTTTTTCATCACTCAAGGTGCTTCTTCAACTCAATACAAGACACCTATTTGCATCAAATCTACTGAGGCCTTGGtgattttagaagaaaatgtcCATGCTTGTTTCTTTACTGATAAGTCCCTTTCTTTGAACTTTTCGTCATAATCTCTATATTATGTAGGCATTGAAATAAAAGCTCGTGGTAAACAACATGAAACGAGATCAAACGCATGCCCTTGAAACTCATTTTTTAAGTGTatctcttattattattttatttttatgtaagtGTATCACTGTTGACACATAACATTTCAAATGCCAATGTAAAAGCAACGACTAAGGAAGAGTCTTGTGCATGCAATATGAAAATGAGAAATCGAAAAGGTTAACATTATATTGTTGGCAAAATAAACGAGACCTTGAATTATGTTCATTATTTACGTATCATACATAAGCTTAAAATTATGTTCATGAGACCTTGAATTATGTTCattatgtacgtacataaGCTTATGAACATAATTCAAGGTCTCATTAAGCTCATTAGCTGTCAACATTATGTACGTACATTATGTTAGTtcttaaaataatcaaatcaaactatTCTAGGATATAAAATGAACataatttgaagaagaaacactaATTAACTGTCTACAGTCTACACACATTTATAACGCAATTAGATCCCAAACAAAAGCATACCACACACGTATCTACCAAAATTATCAATAAAATCACATCTTTATAGAAATGGAAGTTTCCTTAAATAAGAATTTACACATCGTTAATGGAATGTAATCAgtagaaatagaaagaaacaataataagaaatcaatgagAATCATTGGCGTAATTGTGTCAGTATCTAATGCACATCCACTTATATATAGACacatatttttaactttattaCAAATTAATTACAATTTAGACGAACCGGTTAATTCGGTAACCAGTAATACTAACGCGTTTAGGGATTAGTATCAACAGCAAAATCTGTGTcactaaattaataaataaatagagaaTATAAATTCCtcattttggtttcttcttcaacctctttgTCAGAGAAGTTTCAAAAAACCCACACACACACTTTACAcactcttcatcttcttcttcttcctcttcgtcttcttcttcatcatcgttttcGATTTGTTGCTCCGATAATGTCGTTCCTATAACCCGAAGATCATCAACGAAGAAAGCgaaaaaaacctcaaaaaatCACTGAGATTATTACAAATGGCGGCTACTGATTTTTTCTTCGCTTTCGTCTTCTCTTTCGCTCTTATCTTCGGCTTCTCTTTCGCTGGTGATCCTTACGTCTCTTACGATTTCACCCTCTCCTACATCACTGCTTCTCCTCTCGGTGTTCCTCAACAGGTTTCGTTTCGCTTccatttttttccctcttaAAACCCTATTTTTTCCTTCGAAATTGAGGTTTTGAAACGTTAATCTAGTGATTTTGTCTCCTTGATTTTGCTAATAACGTAGTTGTTGCTCTAGATCTAACATTACGATTAACTCGTCGGAGGTGGTTTCAAAGTTTGAGCTTATCAGATTGGATTTTGTTTCGTGTGTAGGTTATAGCAGTCAATGGGAAATTTCCAGGTCCTGTGATTAACGCTACGACAAACTACAATGTTCATGTTAACGTACTCAATCATTTGGATGAGCCTCTTTTACTTACTTGGTGATGATCCATCTCTTAACATTCTCATAATCACTTGTGGCTGCTTCTTAggatttgttgttgtgattCCTGACATTGTGTTTATTTGGATAGGCCTGGTGTTCAGATGAGGCGTAACTCGTGGCAAGACGGTGTTCTTGGAACAAACTGTCCAATTCCACCGAATTGGAACTTCACTTATGATTTTCAGTTGAAAGATCAGATTGGAAGTTATTTCTACTCTCCTTCACTTAACTTTCAGAGAGCCTCTGGTGGTTTTGGTGCACTCATAATCAATAACAGAGACCTTGTTCCTATTCCGTTCACTGAGCCTGATGGTGAAATCATCTTTATTATTGGTGATTGGTATACTCAGAACCATACAGTAAGTGCAGTTTTGGTGTCTAGATGGTGTTTAGTGATGACTTTTGGTTCTGAgtgttatgtttttatatttgtgaaactctgttttctttcagGCTTTAAGGAGGATACTTGACTCTGGTAAAGAACTTGGGATGCCCGATGGAGTACTCATCAATGGGAAAGGTCCTTTCAAGTACAATAGCAGTGTACCTGATGGAATTGAACATGAAACCGTTAATGTTGATCCAGGTAACATTTTTAGAGTTGTATTTTAACTTTGCTTTCATTCTGTTTCCATTTGCATTTGGTTGTGGAATTGTGTGCATTGGATCTccagtttcagttttttttgttgctgtCATTGCTTTGCAAATCAAAGTTGGCTTTGATATTTCTTCCCTCTTACTTCATTCTGAGTTACATTTTACAGGGAAAACATACAGGATCCGTGTTCACAATGTTGGTATCTCGACAAGCTTGAACTTCAGGATTCAGAACCACAAATTGCTCTTGATTGAGACTGAGGGTCGCTACACCTCCCAAATGAACTTCACCGATTTTGATGTTCATGTGGGACAGTCTTATTCTTTCCTGGTAACCATGGACCAAAACGCCACAAGTGACTACTACATTGTGGCGAGTGCTAGATTTGTTAATGAAACAGTGTGGCAAAGAGTCACAGGTGTTGGCATTCTCCATTATTCCAATTCCAAAGGACCTGCTTCTGGTCCTTTGCCAGTTTCAGCAACTGATGTTAATCACCCTTGGTCTGCAATGAACCAACCGAGAGCCATAAAGTATGTCTAGAAAACTGTTCAAGCAAATGAATGTTTCACATAAACCTGTAGCCATGTAAATGTGATCCTGATTCTTTTCATATGCAGGCAAAACACATCTGCAAGTGGAGCTCGTCCAAATCCGCAGGGATCATTTCACTACGGACAGATCAACATTACAAGAACATACATCTTGAGGAGTTTGCCtccaacaaaaatcaatgggAAACTTCGTGCTACACTTAATGGAATTTCATTTGTCAATCCAAGCACCCCCATGAGGCTTGCGGATGACCATAAAGTGAAAGGAGATTATATGTTAGATTTTCCAGACAGACCACTTGATGAAAAACTTCCACGTTTGTCCAGCTCTATCATCAACGCAACATACAAGGGCTTTATACAAGTTATCTTCCAGAACAATGACACCAAAATCCAGAGCTTCCATATTGATGGATATGCATTTTACGTGGTTGCGTAAGTAAATCATGCCACTCTTGGGTACATTTATTACATTTTCGATCAGTTTAACTGGTCTAACgaggattttcaaattttggtaTTCCAGGATGGACTTTGGTATATGGTCAGAAGACAGAAACAGTTCTTATAACAACTGGGATGCAGTAGCACGAAGCACGGTGGAGGTAAACTCTCATTTGCAATCGGTCTCTGTACACCATTTGAAGTGATAATATTGGTCAGCAGGTTTACTTTATTGggtacttttttgttttaacgtTTGCTTCAGGTCTATCCAGGAGCATGGACTGCTGTACTTATTTCTCTCGATAATGTTGGAGTTTGGAATATCCGGGTTGAGAATCTTGACAGATGGTATCTTGGCCAAGAAACATACATGCGAATTATAAACCCTGAGGAAAACGGAAGTACGGAAATGGATCCGCCTGAAAATGTTATGTATTGTGGTGCTCTTCAGGCCATGCAAAAGTAAGGATCAGAAACTTTACTCTCTGCTTCTCTAATTTAACCTTTATGTAAAACAAACTAAGAAACTCTTATTTGCTGTTTTCCTCCAGGGAACAACATCACAGCTCGGCCACAAAATCAATGACAAATGGACAGTTGATACTAATTTTCAGCATGATGATGGTTTTGCTCTCCTCGTTTTCGTCCTTTTGCTGAGTCTGTTCCATCATTTACGAATCTACTCTGGTTTGGTATTCTGATCTCCCATTAGGGCTGTAGATGGAGAATGTATAACTACAAACAGCAGTTGGGTTCGTTCTGTTTCTCTCATATTTCATTGATTGTTAGGTACTCATATCTTCTATCCTCATGATTCTAAACAACGTTAGTTCGTGAGGGTTTGTGTTTAGAGCTTTGTTCTTCGTAGTTCTAGGTCATTTGGAGTTCAAAACTTTGGCAACGACTGTAACTAAAGTTCTCATTTGTGGGTCTTCTACATTAATTTCTACTATTATCCTCGTTTCTGGATATTCAATATGCAATGCTACTTCTGTTTGGGACAATTATTAGGACATGTAACATTCGAAAATTCGTTTCGATCATGTTTTTGCAGTGGTACTGAAATCTCGTTCTTCCATCTATAGCTAAAACTTCAGTTTCATAATAGGCATAATGAgttatatattcaaaagtataaaatttatatcattGCAACTTAAACACGAAAAACCAAAGACGGTCTTTAGAGTCCAGAAGTGAAGGGTATGCCGGTGCGTGGGAGCCATGCTGTACCAGCGATAAACTTTCCAACAGTGAAAGCAGATGCATCGGAAGCTCTACCCAACACATGAAACCCTTTCCAACTGACACGCCACCTCGTGGATGAAGCTGGTCCAGTATTCTTATATTCTGCATAGAAGAGAGTGTCCAGACCAAACACCGAACCTTCAATCCACGGAGACCACCCGACTGGACTCACAACATTATCCAAATACGTCTGAAGAACCACGGTTCGTGAGAACTTCATCCAAGGCCGGCCCATGTACGTCTTAACGGTACCGACCACTGGTTTTAGATCAGGAGCCGGTAGGATTCTTGAGTTATGGATAGAGATCCCTGTGTTCTGAAACGGATCAGCACGACCTTGTGCGGTAATTACATTGGCTTGACCTTTGAGTGGCCGGCGAGGGAGGATGAGACAGTTTTGGAAAACAGCAGCCGCGTTACCGAATATGAAATCGACGGTTCCATAGATGTAACACTCACGGTAAAACTGGCGTTGAGAATGGACCATCAGTGTATCTTGGTATCCTTCGATTGAGCATTTGTAGAAGATTGAGAGGTCAGACGATGAACGAAGTGCCACGGCCTGGCCCTTGGCTGGACCAGCTGTGTTCCTAAACGTTATGCCTTTGGCAATGAAGTGAAGTCCCTCGATACCTGGACCACATGCAATTTAGCCAATTGTTTCATaatgagagaaaatgaaatatggTAACGCTTACACATTTTGcggggaaaaaaaacaaaaaaaaacaacggTTAcgtttaaatcttttttttaaaagtagtGGTAATTGATTACGATCCCAATGTATGATTTAACTTGGACGTCTCCACCATGTATGTTATCTATTGGAAAACTCAAATCGTACGGAATATTCGAATACTTTTCATTAATGACATAGAAACTTGTTAGATCCAATCTACTAActagaaattaataaaaaaaaaatgaaatgaataaattatttacCGGCAGTAGCGGAATTGTACGTGGTGTAACCTCCTTGGACACTTCGACCGCCGGTGATAATGGTGGATCTCATTCCATCTCCGACCAACATTATGTCATCATTATTTAGACGTACGTTAatgttttcttgatatatacCTCTTTTTACGTATATAACGAACCTCCCTGACGTCACCTTTCTCCGTCCCGCCACGTCAATAGCCGCTTGTACCGTGTTGAAATGTCCTGATCCGTCCTTGGCCACCACGAGGTTGGCTCGAACGGCACGCAGGAGTCTCTTATCTTTACGGGAAAGCCACGTCGGAAAGCCCTTTTGATTAGCAGTGGTGTTGCCTTTGTTTCCAGCGGTCAAGAGGGCTCCGTTGACGGCTAAGCAGTTGCTAATGAGGTGGGAGATTTTGGTGTTTGAAACGATGGGTGTGATGAAGTCTGTGACGTTTAAATCGGATGAGCCACGTCGGCAGGTCTCGGTGTTTGTAAGCGCGGTGCTCAGCCACGTTTGAGCGTCGAAGTCAGTGCAACTTTTCGCGGCACCGGCTTTAGGAGACACGCCATGCAATGTCCGGTTTAACTGCATGATCGTGTCTCCATAGAGGTCAATGCAATCCGCCAAAACTGCTTGTTTCTTGCTATCCGTGCAGTTCTTGCCGGAATTAGTCAACTCGGCACGGGCGGATATGGCCCGATCCATGGCTGCTTCCACCAGCATTACTCGGAACTCGGATAATTGTGTCGGCTGTTGAAATCCGTTGTGGTTCTTGAAGTAGCATTTGCATGGATCAGGGTATGGAGTTTTGTCGCACCAATCGGTGGAATTGCGGTCGGCTACGGTGGTGAGAGGATGGACGCAGAGTAGTACTAGTAATATTAAATGTAGAAATAGAATAGAGAGTTTTTGCATCATCATATTCatgttgcttcttttgttaacttgatgttgttttggtttgagaaGGTGGAGTTGAATGTAACTCAAAGTACAATGCTAGAGACTAGAGAGTGGGAACATGATCTTCAATCTATAtcttaaatctaaaaatatatggTGTGGTGGTATTGACATTTAAAGCAAcacaagcaaacaaaatttatattgtGAGGTTATGAGTGAGATCTACCTTTGGTAGCTCGAATGCTGCTGTTTTCTTATTGCGTGAACGATTCCTATCACCTTTTTCTActaaagattttcttttaggGAGATTTTCAGGAGGAATACTAACAAAAAGTTCgaccattttttatttattttagctattctttaaacacaaatttataaaataagaattcATATTCGTTAGTAGTACTGGTAATAAAAGCAACAAGAACTAGTTTTCAAAGCAATTACTTCACTATATACTAATGTGAGAAATATTCCACATTAAAAGTaggaaaatattgaattagaAATTCATGAAATTTAATATGATATCAAAATCTAATTCATTGGTCTAATTAGCTACGATTTATCGGTTCAAGATAGACTAATAAGACTCATCAATCGAGAtactatatatgttatgtttcACATTAGAAGTTCAAAAGAATCTAAAatagaatataaattttaacatattgCCATCTGTTTCtggtttaaattaaaaaaaatatatatatcatcggaaaacttggttttttttaaaaaacctatTGTAACACTAAACGAAAATACTAGTTCTTGAACAATTATTTTCCTAGAAGAACGCTGTGTACGAGAGATCTTGATTCTTAATTAAAcactgaaaaataaaactaattaaaacaatCCGACAACAATTAAATATCGTCACTTGAAGGtattaaatatgattattaacATCCTATCTAGAATCCTAGAAATAAACAAACGCTTCTATacatcatttttcttctctcctgcTGTGAATCCTTCACTTCACATGCTATTTATATCGtcaaccaataacataattaacaattacattcaaatttacattaattaatGCAAAACCTGtgaacatttttctttgtttaattaacTATCAGTTGAGAATGTGTGATACCATTCACATCTTAACCGGAGTTGAAACTGGTTTGGGGAGTAATGCTTATCTattgaaaacataaacttgAGTGGCATGTTAGCCTTCTCTAATTTAATTGACTGTGAACATTCAACTTGTCGAGAAAGATGGCATGttagtcttcttctctaattaATACTCgcaaataatataaaagtgACCCATGTGATTCCTTGAGTGTCGACATTTTGGATTCGTGAGAACTAAAAGATGCACTTGTGTGAATTGTGTTTTCAGCAAATAAAAGAGCAGTTGAAAATCCTTTGAGTGTCCATGCACACACTCCAATCActgtaaaaacaaatataagaaACGCACACACAACTTGAGATTTGGCTACGTATCTACGCTCTTACAATATGATCTTGcttaattatgattatttGATACGAAGACATCTTTTAGGTCGACACTAACCAATTTTCAACATATATTCCACGAAATACATACGTCCCTAACTTAGACCCAAAGACTAGAAACCTTATTTTGTTCCTCTAGCTAGGAACCAGACTCTTCCACCGCATGGATTCATGTTCCATCGATCAGACTCTTGATCACTAATATAGACGGAAACTcaactcttgttttgtttgctcCTAATATTTCGGCTAACTCGAGCTAAGACAAGACACACCTTTTCATTTGTATTCATTTTCACATTAAAAATTGAtgtctcttttatttttctaatttcattaggataaaatttcatataaaccGTTTCTTTTACTACCCCATTTTTCCAAGGTTCATGTAAATTTTCGATCGGAGATGGGATGGTCAACATGAGTTGACTTATATAGGTGATTGAAGTAGACGGTTATGGTCTTATATATGGAAGTGTAAATTACTACTTAAGATTCGTATACACATGCTAAAATTTGGTTTCTGCAGGATCAAAAGAGACTATCTCCAAATCTTATCGAAAATATTTCCCTCACTCTTGACACATGCAAATAcacttatataatttttatgagAATTGATCTTAGCCACGTTCACGTCAAACTATgctataactttttttttcacgCCTCTCCTCTTTTAGTCAAATGAGAGTGAAAtaggaatttttttaattattattatttatttatttttgctaCGTCAATAGGAAATGATTTGtaaaaatgaattatatgTTATAAACTTTGACATCGTTTTAGTTAAAGCATGGAAAATCAAAGATGGCCTTAGAGTTCTGAAGTGAAGGGTATGCCAGAGCCTGGGAGCCACGCAGTACCAGCGATGAATTTTCCAACAGAGAAAGCAGATGCATCGGAAGCTTTACTCAACACATGAAACCCTTTCC includes:
- a CDS encoding Plant invertase/pectin methylesterase inhibitor superfamily (Plant invertase/pectin methylesterase inhibitor superfamily; FUNCTIONS IN: enzyme inhibitor activity, pectinesterase activity; INVOLVED IN: cell wall modification; LOCATED IN: endomembrane system, cell wall, plant-type cell wall; EXPRESSED IN: flower; CONTAINS InterPro DOMAIN/s: Pectinesterase, active site (InterPro:IPR018040), Pectin lyase fold/virulence factor (InterPro:IPR011050), Pectinesterase, catalytic (InterPro:IPR000070), Pectinesterase inhibitor (InterPro:IPR006501), Pectin lyase fold (InterPro:IPR012334); BEST Arabidopsis thaliana protein match is: Plant invertase/pectin methylesterase inhibitor superfamily (TAIR:AT5G51500.1); Has 2839 Blast hits to 2789 proteins in 323 species: Archae - 6; Bacteria - 583; Metazoa - 1; Fungi - 196; Plants - 2021; Viruses - 0; Other Eukaryotes - 32 (source: NCBI BLink).), giving the protein MNMMMQKLSILFLHLILLVLLCVHPLTTVADRNSTDWCDKTPYPDPCKCYFKNHNGFQQPTQLSEFRVMLVEAAMDRAISARAELTNSGKNCTDSKKQAVLADCIDLYGDTIMQLNRTLHGVSPKAGAAKSCTDFDAQTWLSTALTNTETCRRGSSDLNVTDFITPIVSNTKISHLISNCLAVNGALLTAGNKGNTTANQKGFPTWLSRKDKRLLRAVRANLVVAKDGSGHFNTVQAAIDVAGRRKVTSGRFVIYVKRGIYQENINVRLNNDDIMLVGDGMRSTIITGGRSVQGGYTTYNSATAGIEGLHFIAKGITFRNTAGPAKGQAVALRSSSDLSIFYKCSIEGYQDTLMVHSQRQFYRECYIYGTVDFIFGNAAAVFQNCLILPRRPLKGQANVITAQGRADPFQNTGISIHNSRILPAPDLKPVVGTVKTYMGRPWMKFSRTVVLQTYLDNVVSPVGWSPWIEGSVFGLDTLFYAEYKNTGPASSTRWRVSWKGFHVLGRASDASAFTVGKFIAGTAWLPRTGIPFTSGL